One window of Phycisphaeraceae bacterium genomic DNA carries:
- a CDS encoding PilZ domain-containing protein, translating into MLPKQMIEFKPTSMNRRAWPREPASLAVRLEHVNRGTFHTGHTVNIGHGGALIAVHENALFAPDDNIRIAFSSDEGPIIYTNEMTSAVVRRVETSEPDTPGEDPCKITIALQYVLC; encoded by the coding sequence ATGCTGCCAAAGCAAATGATCGAGTTCAAACCCACATCAATGAACCGTCGAGCCTGGCCTCGCGAACCAGCCTCACTTGCCGTGAGATTAGAGCATGTGAATCGTGGCACGTTTCACACAGGACACACCGTCAACATCGGACATGGTGGTGCACTCATTGCTGTGCATGAGAACGCTCTGTTTGCACCAGATGACAACATCAGAATCGCGTTCTCATCCGATGAGGGGCCGATCATCTACACAAACGAGATGACATCTGCTGTCGTACGTCGAGTAGAGACCTCAGAACCCGACACCCCGGGTGAAGATCCATGCAAAATAACTATCGCGCTTCAATATGTACTTTGTTAG
- a CDS encoding MBL fold metallo-hydrolase, with protein MTSHTDAHPSQRVVNNARLVFLGTGTSSGVPAVACTCPGCSSADPRDTRLRTSGALLFHDETGQQRVILIDAGPDLRQQALRAKLMRCDALLMTHNHVDHTWGIDELRRFNTVMKQSIPVYASEHTAAFLHRVYQHIFVKEANINNSYVASLDMHLVTPMQPFEIFGMRITPIPIWHGNLEVMAYRFDLLSKSRNERESLFPFVWCTDVSSIPEDSLRMMMDVRTLVLGALRHKPHETHMTINEAVAVAQNISASQTWFVHMGHEVVHAEIDPELPEGIRLAWDGLELASNTS; from the coding sequence ATGACCAGTCATACGGATGCTCATCCATCTCAGCGAGTCGTCAATAATGCCCGACTCGTCTTTCTTGGGACCGGCACGAGCTCCGGTGTTCCAGCAGTTGCATGCACATGCCCCGGTTGCTCATCAGCAGATCCGCGCGACACCCGCCTTCGTACAAGCGGTGCTCTTCTTTTTCATGATGAAACAGGGCAGCAACGGGTCATACTTATCGATGCAGGACCAGATCTTCGTCAGCAGGCGCTGCGTGCGAAGCTCATGCGATGTGATGCGCTTCTCATGACACACAACCATGTGGACCACACGTGGGGCATCGACGAGCTCCGCAGATTCAACACGGTCATGAAGCAGAGCATTCCTGTCTATGCGAGCGAGCACACCGCTGCGTTCCTTCATCGTGTGTATCAGCACATCTTTGTGAAAGAAGCGAACATCAATAACAGCTATGTTGCATCGCTTGACATGCACCTTGTCACTCCGATGCAGCCGTTTGAGATCTTTGGCATGCGTATTACACCGATCCCGATCTGGCACGGCAATCTTGAGGTGATGGCTTACCGATTCGATCTTCTCTCGAAATCGCGCAACGAGCGCGAGTCACTGTTTCCATTTGTGTGGTGTACCGATGTGAGCAGCATACCTGAGGATTCACTGCGCATGATGATGGATGTGCGAACACTGGTGCTTGGCGCATTGCGTCACAAGCCACACGAGACGCATATGACAATCAACGAGGCTGTTGCGGTTGCGCAGAATATCAGCGCATCGCAGACATGGTTTGTTCATATGGGGCACGAGGTTGTGCACGCGGAGATCGACCCGGAACTTCCTGAGGGCATTCGGCTAGCGTGGGACGGGCTCGAACTGGCATCAAATACATCATGA
- the nrdR gene encoding transcriptional repressor NrdR: MHCPYCETDDDKVIDSRPSDEGRAIRRRRECNSCHKRFTTYERVEQTARLMVVKKDGTRVQFNPENILRGVQAACGKRPVPEHAKQSLVDAIEDELHRDFDREVPSIVIGERVMSRLRDLDEIAYIRYACEYHGLETADQVAAEASEFARRPKHIRDQQDLFERA; this comes from the coding sequence ATGCACTGTCCATACTGCGAAACCGACGACGACAAGGTGATCGACTCCCGCCCCAGCGACGAGGGGCGCGCTATCCGCCGCCGCCGCGAGTGCAACAGCTGCCACAAGCGCTTTACCACGTACGAACGGGTCGAGCAAACCGCACGACTGATGGTTGTGAAAAAGGACGGCACGCGCGTGCAGTTCAACCCCGAGAACATCCTGCGAGGCGTCCAGGCAGCGTGCGGCAAGCGTCCCGTGCCGGAGCACGCAAAGCAATCGCTTGTTGATGCGATCGAAGACGAACTCCATCGTGACTTTGATCGCGAGGTTCCATCGATCGTCATCGGCGAGCGCGTGATGTCGAGGCTTCGTGATCTTGACGAGATCGCATACATCCGGTACGCGTGCGAGTACCACGGGCTGGAAACCGCCGACCAGGTTGCGGCTGAAGCGTCAGAGTTTGCGCGCAGGCCAAAGCACATCCGCGATCAGCAGGATCTCTTCGAGCGTGCATAA
- the rpoN gene encoding RNA polymerase factor sigma-54 — translation MRFETSQHMRMSQSMKLAPRMIQNMEILQMPLNELEERIEQELENNPTLEIAEIEPDESFNRERAETRDEQQRNNQPLTNNDSADDSFERLSSYESENVDAAENAYSASGLDRFRDLHSPIRRSDDGDSFSAVSVAPARSQSLTEQLSDQWRLASTDPDLARAGDLLISFLDDDGYLRTPLETIVDRQPNLESTAQLNGNAHTAKKLTTDDLTFALEALHDVLDPPGVAARTVPECLLLQLAAIKREKGLEQNEPDDEIDTAAWLVEDHFDDLTNNRLPVISKATGLTIDEIQGAIKLLQKLSLAPARSLVTETTAAVIPDVIVEYDEDQDRYFAYLNDRRLPNLQVNREYAMLSKERSMPTRDKDFIKKNLANAHWLIDAMRQRNETLLRVVNVVIDRQREVFDFGTQSLKPLPMTEVAEQLGIHVATVSRAVNGKYIQTPRGVMQLRNFFSGGYQTESGSEVSYDAVKAAVKDVIDAENKAKPLSDEAVVKALTERGIDIARRTVAKYRDQLGIPSARLRREFTSKTG, via the coding sequence ATGCGTTTCGAGACGTCACAACACATGCGGATGAGCCAGTCGATGAAGCTGGCGCCGAGGATGATCCAGAACATGGAGATCCTCCAGATGCCGCTGAACGAACTCGAAGAGCGCATCGAGCAGGAACTTGAGAACAATCCGACACTCGAAATTGCCGAGATTGAGCCCGACGAATCGTTCAACCGCGAGCGTGCCGAAACACGAGACGAGCAGCAGAGAAACAACCAGCCGCTCACAAATAACGACTCTGCCGACGACAGCTTCGAACGCTTGTCCTCGTACGAATCCGAGAATGTAGACGCTGCGGAGAACGCGTACTCTGCCTCGGGGCTTGATCGTTTTCGGGATCTGCACTCGCCAATCAGGCGCAGCGACGATGGCGACAGCTTCAGCGCGGTATCTGTTGCGCCTGCGCGATCACAATCGTTGACAGAACAACTTTCCGACCAATGGCGACTGGCGAGCACCGATCCCGATCTTGCACGAGCGGGTGATCTCCTGATCTCGTTCCTTGATGACGATGGCTACCTGCGTACGCCACTGGAGACGATTGTTGATCGTCAGCCGAATCTGGAAAGCACCGCCCAACTCAATGGCAATGCGCACACCGCAAAGAAGCTGACGACTGACGATCTCACGTTCGCGCTCGAAGCGCTGCACGACGTGCTCGACCCGCCGGGTGTCGCAGCACGCACTGTGCCAGAGTGCCTGCTGTTGCAACTCGCTGCGATCAAGCGAGAAAAAGGCCTCGAACAGAACGAGCCCGACGACGAGATCGACACAGCAGCGTGGCTGGTCGAGGATCACTTTGACGATCTGACGAACAACCGGCTGCCCGTAATCTCTAAAGCAACCGGGCTCACCATCGACGAGATCCAGGGCGCGATCAAACTTCTCCAAAAACTCAGCCTTGCGCCAGCACGATCACTCGTCACGGAGACAACCGCTGCGGTTATCCCTGATGTCATCGTCGAGTACGACGAGGATCAGGACAGATACTTCGCGTACCTGAACGATCGCCGACTCCCGAACCTGCAGGTGAATCGCGAGTACGCGATGCTGAGCAAGGAACGGTCCATGCCCACGCGCGACAAAGACTTCATCAAGAAGAACCTTGCGAACGCACACTGGCTGATCGACGCGATGCGACAGCGCAACGAGACACTGCTGCGCGTCGTCAATGTCGTTATCGATCGCCAGCGCGAGGTATTCGACTTCGGCACGCAATCGCTCAAGCCGCTCCCGATGACAGAGGTCGCCGAGCAGCTCGGCATCCACGTCGCGACGGTCTCTCGCGCTGTCAACGGCAAGTACATCCAGACACCGCGCGGCGTAATGCAGTTGCGGAACTTCTTCTCCGGCGGATACCAGACCGAATCCGGCAGCGAGGTCTCCTACGACGCGGTGAAAGCAGCAGTCAAGGACGTGATTGATGCGGAGAACAAGGCAAAGCCACTCTCCGATGAGGCAGTCGTCAAGGCGCTGACCGAGCGTGGGATCGACATCGCGCGGCGTACCGTCGCCAAGTATCGTGATCAGCTCGGCATCCCGTCAGCACGACTCCGCCGCGAGTTTACCTCCAAGACCGGGTGA
- a CDS encoding HU family DNA-binding protein: MPNEHMQTRTKKHLVDRITERTGLSRADAERALECVLESITSWLADGDRIELRTFGIWESRLKKAHVAQNPKTLKPVEIPAKRVVKFKPGKEMRDRVEIIDGSDGDDDGSDGGGSSGDPLSPSKPPQSQMIESKPSDHPARQSSSPSS, encoded by the coding sequence GTGCCGAACGAACATATGCAAACCCGGACAAAGAAACACCTTGTTGATCGCATCACGGAGCGCACGGGGCTTTCACGTGCAGACGCAGAGCGGGCACTGGAGTGTGTTCTTGAGTCCATTACCTCATGGCTTGCCGACGGCGATCGCATCGAGTTGCGCACCTTCGGTATCTGGGAATCGCGTCTCAAGAAGGCGCATGTCGCACAGAACCCAAAGACACTCAAACCAGTCGAAATCCCTGCCAAGCGTGTTGTGAAGTTCAAGCCAGGCAAGGAGATGCGTGATCGTGTGGAGATAATCGATGGGTCTGATGGCGATGATGACGGCTCAGATGGGGGGGGCAGTTCGGGTGACCCATTATCACCGAGCAAACCACCGCAATCTCAGATGATTGAGTCGAAGCCTTCCGATCACCCTGCTCGTCAATCTTCTTCGCCGTCTTCCTGA
- a CDS encoding tyrosine-protein phosphatase — MKPAVSCQTVLTRLRARTMRRGFAVGPNTGNEPRYVALIVAMVVVAFGVFYVVAIRPNLVPKRFASVVEGKLYRSGALTPAAMEKVVKERGIRTVVDLGSFERDSVADTRQQRTADALGVKRFRFDLASGNAVDPNEYVRALEIMTSREHQPVLVYCNDGTGRTGCAVMLYRHIHEGKPMSEALDEAISHGYSLSGNADLVRTLLDWAPEIERAVRDGSVIDVNAHGERH, encoded by the coding sequence ATGAAACCGGCTGTTTCTTGCCAAACCGTTCTGACACGCTTGCGCGCACGGACCATGCGCCGCGGGTTTGCTGTCGGGCCGAACACTGGGAACGAGCCGCGATACGTTGCGCTGATTGTTGCGATGGTGGTTGTTGCGTTCGGCGTGTTCTATGTTGTAGCGATCAGGCCGAACCTCGTGCCGAAGCGGTTTGCGAGTGTAGTGGAAGGGAAGCTGTATCGTTCGGGTGCACTCACGCCAGCAGCGATGGAAAAGGTGGTCAAGGAGCGCGGGATCCGCACGGTTGTGGATCTTGGCAGTTTCGAGCGGGACTCCGTCGCAGATACACGCCAGCAGCGGACAGCCGATGCGCTCGGTGTCAAACGGTTCCGGTTTGATCTCGCAAGTGGGAATGCAGTCGATCCGAACGAGTATGTGCGAGCGCTGGAGATCATGACAAGTCGTGAGCATCAACCGGTGCTGGTCTATTGCAACGATGGCACAGGCAGGACCGGGTGCGCTGTGATGCTCTACCGGCACATCCACGAGGGCAAGCCGATGAGCGAGGCGCTCGATGAGGCGATCTCGCACGGGTACTCACTCTCAGGAAATGCCGATCTGGTTCGTACGCTGCTCGACTGGGCACCTGAGATCGAACGCGCGGTGCGTGATGGATCTGTCATTGATGTGAACGCACACGGAGAGCGTCATTGA
- a CDS encoding phosphoglucosamine mutase: MTQTPQTHNEVPPLIVGISGLRGLVDVNFSLDDAGRYTRAIAAWVWQRFEASENKDGSCPCVVVSRDGRANGKPIYERVWSTLAACGCEVILLDVATTPTTGVMVDYHRAHAGVIITASHNPGEWNGIKCLVSDANGSVSACAPNAAQAQQIIDLFNGANHMANRDGGSVCNTTESEAVYHPQLVLKHAQSQENPKKISCVLDSVNASGWPVARELLAALHCDAIQTAGDNSGIFPHEPEPTKENLIDLCAQVRAHNADIGCAQDPDADRLAIIDETGTYIGEEYTLALSALEVLSSMPKDEAKNAVLCTNLSTSRMIEDVAATFGARVIRTPVGEANVVEAMQQHNAVIGGEGNGGVIWPRITYVRDSLSAMALVISLMRRTGKTLSQLVASIPSYAIVKRKQPLMRKADAQPAIDALAAHWRSQPHVRVDSQDGVRIDLKLDDGSDAWVHVRASNTEPILRLIAEAGTTAQADQLLDAVGAMIAATSA; the protein is encoded by the coding sequence ATGACACAGACACCCCAGACGCACAACGAAGTTCCCCCGCTCATCGTCGGCATCTCAGGCTTGCGGGGCCTTGTTGATGTGAACTTCTCACTCGATGATGCGGGGCGATACACCCGCGCCATTGCAGCGTGGGTCTGGCAGCGGTTCGAAGCGAGCGAGAACAAAGACGGTAGTTGTCCATGTGTTGTGGTGTCTCGCGACGGCAGAGCCAATGGAAAACCTATTTACGAGCGGGTCTGGTCAACACTCGCGGCATGTGGGTGCGAGGTCATTCTTCTCGATGTTGCAACAACGCCAACAACCGGCGTGATGGTCGACTACCACCGAGCGCACGCGGGCGTCATCATCACCGCCAGCCACAACCCGGGAGAGTGGAACGGGATCAAGTGCCTCGTGTCTGATGCGAATGGATCTGTCTCAGCCTGCGCCCCGAATGCAGCACAGGCCCAACAGATCATCGATCTATTCAACGGTGCAAACCATATGGCAAATCGAGACGGGGGCTCGGTGTGCAACACAACCGAGTCGGAAGCTGTATATCACCCACAGCTTGTCTTGAAGCACGCGCAATCGCAAGAAAACCCCAAAAAAATCTCGTGCGTGCTTGATTCTGTCAACGCATCCGGCTGGCCCGTCGCGCGGGAACTCCTTGCGGCACTCCACTGCGATGCGATCCAGACTGCTGGCGATAACTCGGGCATCTTCCCGCACGAGCCCGAGCCAACAAAGGAAAATCTGATTGATCTGTGCGCACAGGTACGCGCACACAATGCCGACATCGGATGTGCGCAGGACCCTGATGCCGACAGACTGGCCATCATCGACGAGACCGGCACATACATCGGCGAGGAGTACACGCTCGCACTCAGCGCACTCGAAGTGCTCTCTTCCATGCCAAAGGATGAAGCAAAGAACGCTGTCCTGTGTACAAATCTGTCCACGAGCAGAATGATCGAGGATGTCGCTGCAACATTCGGCGCGCGAGTCATCCGCACACCTGTCGGTGAGGCGAACGTTGTCGAGGCGATGCAACAGCACAACGCTGTCATCGGCGGTGAGGGCAACGGCGGCGTGATCTGGCCGAGGATCACCTATGTGCGCGACTCGCTCTCCGCGATGGCGCTCGTGATCTCATTGATGCGACGAACAGGAAAAACACTCTCGCAGCTTGTCGCGTCTATCCCGTCGTACGCCATCGTCAAACGCAAGCAACCACTGATGCGCAAGGCCGACGCCCAGCCCGCTATCGATGCGCTGGCAGCGCACTGGAGATCGCAACCACACGTCCGCGTCGACTCGCAGGACGGCGTCCGTATCGATCTGAAACTCGACGACGGATCTGATGCGTGGGTTCACGTCCGCGCGAGCAACACCGAGCCAATCCTCCGCCTGATCGCAGAAGCTGGCACAACAGCCCAAGCCGATCAACTGCTTGACGCGGTTGGCGCGATGATCGCCGCGACAAGTGCCTGA
- a CDS encoding glycosyltransferase family 39 protein — MRTGAMAEMVWRVCEALSRKPVVAGLLLVLVCAMVTLPGLGAHGFVNSEAHRAVPAFEMLERGEFIVPTMFDQVYLRKPPGMPWLIALSSRVFGETEFAARFVSACAWTCSVLLIWIFACRWFGKPFGLCAALACVLWPWFWTSARSAEIEALHNMFSVLFVLSCIDLVVWQKRMPAHDSQKAIVRALSSCAAIAIGLSGMFAVKGGAGLAAIGGVLIGATYIRMKHCSRLDARVPVQTVAIVVFCAIVGVGAFTSIWLRQYLAASSQDAVTQSSAHFLWNMEKLHRILIIVFDAFVAGAPWMFAALWPWGPFARDEAKCAVVTGVDMAAHDRLVVAQTVSLACIAGLVISMIAGVSNVRYTMPVGMPACVLVAYCMRGWRMHFGRTRRVFWRICTLGSPLLVYLLLLIAIAIYYTKFEERRARLSGREIGFEIGAAVQTDMDRSQVSDTVVLADHLVEARPEILLAIENTANTHVRWISGLSESASLEQVGGVVYLALREDDDSDERSAMQRSGALENADLVGEWSFREYRIIVYRVNTTRTN; from the coding sequence ATGCGCACTGGCGCGATGGCTGAGATGGTCTGGCGTGTGTGCGAAGCATTGTCTCGCAAGCCTGTCGTGGCTGGGCTCCTGCTCGTGCTTGTGTGCGCGATGGTCACACTGCCCGGGCTCGGTGCGCACGGATTTGTGAACTCCGAAGCGCATCGGGCGGTTCCGGCGTTCGAGATGCTCGAACGCGGCGAGTTCATCGTCCCGACGATGTTCGATCAGGTGTATCTCCGCAAGCCGCCGGGCATGCCGTGGCTGATCGCACTTTCGAGCAGGGTGTTCGGCGAGACAGAGTTTGCCGCGAGGTTTGTTTCCGCGTGCGCGTGGACGTGTTCGGTGTTGCTGATCTGGATCTTCGCGTGCCGATGGTTCGGCAAGCCGTTCGGTCTGTGTGCAGCGCTCGCGTGTGTGCTCTGGCCATGGTTCTGGACGAGCGCACGATCGGCTGAGATCGAGGCGCTCCACAACATGTTCAGCGTGCTGTTCGTGCTCTCATGTATCGATCTGGTGGTGTGGCAGAAGCGGATGCCCGCACACGACAGTCAAAAAGCGATAGTCCGTGCGTTAAGTTCGTGTGCTGCTATCGCGATCGGACTCAGCGGCATGTTTGCAGTCAAGGGTGGTGCGGGGCTCGCTGCGATTGGTGGCGTTCTAATCGGCGCGACTTATATCCGTATGAAGCATTGCAGCCGTCTCGATGCGAGAGTGCCTGTGCAGACAGTTGCGATCGTTGTATTCTGCGCGATAGTTGGTGTTGGTGCGTTCACGTCGATATGGCTGAGGCAGTACCTTGCTGCATCATCGCAGGATGCGGTGACGCAGTCGTCGGCTCACTTTCTCTGGAACATGGAGAAGTTGCACCGGATCCTGATCATTGTGTTCGATGCGTTTGTAGCTGGCGCGCCGTGGATGTTCGCTGCGCTCTGGCCCTGGGGTCCGTTCGCGAGGGACGAAGCAAAGTGTGCGGTTGTGACCGGCGTTGATATGGCTGCGCACGATCGGCTGGTTGTGGCGCAGACTGTATCACTCGCGTGCATTGCCGGACTCGTGATCTCGATGATTGCTGGCGTATCGAACGTGCGGTACACCATGCCCGTTGGTATGCCAGCCTGCGTGCTGGTCGCGTACTGCATGCGAGGATGGCGGATGCACTTCGGACGCACGCGCAGAGTATTCTGGCGCATCTGCACGCTGGGCTCGCCATTGCTTGTCTACTTGCTGCTGCTGATCGCGATTGCGATCTATTACACAAAGTTCGAGGAGCGCAGGGCACGATTGAGTGGGCGGGAGATCGGCTTTGAGATCGGTGCTGCTGTGCAGACAGACATGGATCGTTCTCAGGTTTCAGACACTGTTGTGCTAGCTGACCACCTTGTCGAGGCTCGGCCCGAGATCCTGCTCGCGATAGAAAACACAGCGAATACGCACGTGCGATGGATCTCGGGTTTGTCTGAGAGTGCTTCTCTAGAGCAGGTTGGTGGTGTTGTATATCTTGCATTGCGCGAGGATGATGACAGCGATGAACGTTCTGCAATGCAGCGTAGTGGCGCGCTTGAAAACGCAGATCTCGTCGGTGAGTGGTCGTTCCGCGAGTACCGCATCATTGTCTATCGAGTTAATACCACCAGAACCAATTAG
- a CDS encoding cytochrome c, with the protein MHNNRHSTCSSCIISGVACAVFVSLCAGTLASCRNKPKVDNSALIAKGQVLFKTHGCVTCHSPEGKPIPNAPVLADLLGREIELESGETFTATRDYIKQSIRNPGIGIVKGYPNQMPKPFNLSEDELDALVEYVLTIKAAEQTK; encoded by the coding sequence GTGCATAACAACAGACACAGCACATGCTCGTCATGCATCATCTCTGGTGTTGCGTGTGCAGTATTCGTTTCTCTCTGTGCGGGCACGCTCGCCAGTTGCAGGAACAAGCCGAAGGTTGACAACAGCGCGTTGATCGCAAAGGGACAGGTGCTGTTCAAAACCCACGGTTGTGTCACGTGCCACTCGCCGGAAGGAAAACCGATCCCCAACGCGCCCGTTCTGGCAGATCTACTGGGACGAGAGATCGAACTGGAATCGGGTGAGACATTCACCGCAACACGAGACTACATCAAACAGTCCATCCGCAACCCGGGCATCGGCATCGTCAAGGGATACCCAAACCAGATGCCCAAGCCGTTCAACCTGAGCGAGGACGAACTCGACGCGCTGGTGGAATATGTACTGACGATCAAAGCTGCGGAGCAGACAAAGTAA
- a CDS encoding glycosyltransferase family 4 protein encodes MASETTPLADLLFVVLPHGESLTSLQAANKLDRLWLLPSHLVQSYARTVIVCAHNEVESSGNALDLETEHQIAQSRNASYLAWTGDASALDEFTHGCTCATVRTIGFAAGTTACELMELLPKKLHHVALVASGDVLWSRTQAERFGTDSTEAARAAEVEAQLCAHASAVIGSSDSMVGDLAWRYKVPIMLTHVIPAALSADLPVVTAGGRQNDSIVCACSMTEADRVDLVIEAHAMLRDMGERQTNLTIIGNGPCVDTSKAFAEERCPGTVDFVTETTDQQRAHMISQASVFVSATSDEQSVPYVLEAMATGAALVVTNGEGAGQRVQHGVTGLAMPPEPDAIARAIEGLIDDECWRDALGMSSMREVRSKYAVESVAEAELNIHRVVLHKADITTANRSAA; translated from the coding sequence ATGGCAAGCGAAACAACACCACTAGCAGACCTGCTCTTCGTCGTGCTGCCGCACGGCGAATCGCTCACATCCCTGCAAGCTGCAAACAAACTGGATCGGCTCTGGCTGCTTCCGTCACATCTCGTGCAGTCGTATGCACGCACTGTTATCGTCTGCGCACACAATGAGGTTGAGTCATCAGGCAATGCACTGGATCTTGAGACTGAGCACCAGATCGCACAATCGCGAAACGCGTCATACCTTGCATGGACAGGTGATGCTTCTGCACTCGACGAGTTCACACACGGATGCACATGCGCAACAGTTCGTACAATTGGATTCGCAGCCGGAACAACAGCGTGCGAGTTGATGGAGTTGCTCCCAAAGAAACTCCACCACGTGGCACTCGTTGCATCCGGCGATGTGTTATGGTCTCGCACACAGGCAGAACGGTTCGGCACTGACTCGACTGAAGCCGCCAGAGCAGCAGAAGTCGAAGCACAGTTGTGCGCACATGCGAGTGCAGTCATCGGTTCATCGGACTCGATGGTTGGTGATCTGGCGTGGCGGTACAAGGTGCCCATCATGCTCACACACGTTATCCCAGCAGCACTCTCTGCAGATCTTCCCGTGGTGACTGCAGGCGGCAGGCAGAACGATAGCATCGTCTGCGCATGCTCTATGACAGAAGCAGATCGAGTCGATCTTGTCATTGAAGCACATGCGATGTTGCGGGACATGGGAGAGCGCCAGACAAACCTCACTATTATTGGAAATGGTCCATGCGTCGATACAAGCAAAGCCTTTGCCGAAGAACGCTGCCCTGGCACAGTGGACTTTGTGACTGAAACAACAGACCAGCAGCGCGCGCACATGATTAGTCAGGCATCGGTCTTTGTCAGTGCAACATCTGACGAGCAGTCTGTGCCGTATGTGCTCGAAGCAATGGCAACGGGTGCTGCGCTCGTTGTCACCAACGGCGAAGGGGCTGGACAGCGTGTGCAGCACGGTGTCACGGGGCTCGCAATGCCACCCGAACCAGACGCAATCGCCCGTGCAATCGAAGGCCTCATTGATGATGAGTGCTGGCGTGATGCACTTGGGATGTCATCGATGCGCGAGGTACGTTCAAAGTATGCCGTGGAGAGCGTTGCCGAAGCAGAACTAAACATTCACCGTGTTGTGCTGCACAAGGCCGATATAACAACAGCCAACAGATCCGCCGCGTAG
- the recR gene encoding recombination protein RecR: MDRLIRELTNLPGIGRRGAERIAFHLLKAERNGALALARAIADVKDKLRHCNVCYNLTDEPVCAICSDPNRDQSTVLVVEQPRDLIALEQTGMYKGIYHVLMGRLSPIEGIGPSDLTIDELTKRISQPARNAGSVEVREIILGLNPTFEGDGTALYIADHITKSNAQNVRITRLARGLPSGSSLEFANAAVLADAIAGRQTVGQSGSDPHTP, from the coding sequence ATGGATCGATTGATCCGCGAACTCACTAACCTGCCGGGGATCGGCAGACGCGGTGCAGAACGCATCGCGTTCCATCTGCTCAAAGCGGAACGCAACGGCGCGCTCGCGCTGGCGCGCGCGATCGCTGATGTCAAGGACAAACTCCGGCATTGCAATGTCTGCTACAACCTGACCGACGAGCCCGTGTGCGCCATCTGCTCGGATCCCAATCGTGACCAGTCGACCGTGCTTGTTGTGGAGCAGCCACGCGATCTGATCGCGCTCGAGCAGACCGGCATGTACAAGGGCATCTACCACGTGCTGATGGGTCGGCTCAGTCCCATTGAGGGAATTGGTCCGAGCGATCTGACCATCGACGAACTCACCAAACGCATCTCCCAGCCAGCACGGAACGCGGGCAGTGTTGAGGTGCGTGAGATCATCCTTGGACTCAACCCCACCTTCGAGGGCGACGGGACCGCGCTGTATATTGCTGACCACATCACAAAGTCGAACGCGCAGAACGTGCGCATCACGCGCCTTGCGCGGGGCCTGCCCTCTGGATCATCGCTTGAGTTTGCAAATGCTGCGGTACTAGCCGATGCAATCGCCGGCCGGCAAACCGTGGGCCAATCAGGATCGGACCCTCACACGCCATAG
- the arfB gene encoding aminoacyl-tRNA hydrolase, producing the protein MPSARKPSQSPPPRQPESDADNHAQAKTAATPTTRLGPGVNVPTDALEFSYSRSRGPGGQNVNKRNTRAELRVRVAALGLRDDATDRLRTLGASWLVGEGEDESLLIASDEYRSQKRNADGCLERLRSIIMRAKQRPRVRKKTKPSKGAIQRRIDEKKQTSEKKARRRKLDD; encoded by the coding sequence ATGCCATCTGCACGCAAGCCATCACAATCTCCCCCACCGCGTCAGCCAGAGTCTGACGCGGACAATCACGCGCAGGCGAAAACTGCCGCCACCCCCACCACCCGACTGGGGCCCGGTGTAAATGTGCCCACCGATGCGCTGGAGTTCTCATACTCCCGATCACGCGGGCCTGGCGGGCAGAACGTCAACAAGCGCAACACCCGTGCGGAACTCCGTGTAAGGGTCGCTGCACTCGGACTCAGGGACGATGCAACAGATCGGCTGCGCACGCTCGGCGCATCATGGCTGGTGGGTGAGGGTGAGGACGAATCGCTGCTCATTGCATCGGACGAGTACCGATCGCAGAAGCGCAACGCCGACGGGTGTCTCGAACGCCTCCGGTCCATCATCATGCGAGCGAAGCAGCGCCCGCGTGTTCGCAAGAAGACCAAGCCAAGCAAAGGCGCCATCCAGCGCCGCATCGATGAGAAGAAACAGACCAGTGAGAAGAAGGCGCGCAGGCGAAAGCTCGACGACTAA